The window ATCTGCAGCAGGATGGGATTGGCGTCCCCCAGCACGAAGGTGGCGGTCTGGCGGTAGGTCGGAGAATCCTCGCGCCCGTCGTAGAGGCCGATCTTCGCGTGGCCCTTGACCACGCAGAAGTTGTCGGTCTGGCGCTGGTGGGCGTGCCACGCCTTCACCACCCCGGGGTAGCAGGTGCTGACGTAAACCTGGCCGACCTTGATAAACAGCTCGTCGTCGTCGCGCAGGATCTCCATCAAGTAGCCGCGATCGTCAACATGTCGCGTGAGCTGCTTGACCCGGATACCTTCGATCATGAGGGGCCTCCGTCGCCGCCGCGGTCGCCGGCCGCAAGTGCCCGCCAGTCGGCAAGTGGGCCTTGCCGTGTTCCGCGCTTTGGCGCTATCGGGGGGCAGGGCGGGCCCAGCCCCCCGGCGGCTTCGTTCGCGGCAGTGGTCCACAATTCCTGCCAGGCGGTCGAGGGCGCGGGTTACGGCCATGAGGGCGCGGGATTTCTTCTGGCACGAGGTTTGTTGCATGGGAGTTCGGGGTGCGCGCATGGAGGATGAGGTTTGGGCTATTATTGACCGGCTGCGGGGGGGAAGCCGGGCGGCGGGGCGGTCAGAAGGCGCTCGCGGCGGCGCTGGGCGTGGACCGTTCTACCGTCACCGGGTGGCTGAGCGGCCGGCACGCGGTTACGTTGCCCATGCTGGTTGCGGCGGCGCGGGCGCTTGGGCTGCAGGTTGTGCTTGAGCGGCGATAATTAAGTCGACTGTCCCCGGAATTGGGAATTAGCGGTCACCTGGAGAGCGCTGCGCGATACGCCTGCATCGTAGTACGGGCACACGCCTCCCAGGTGAACTCCCGTGCGCGCGCCAGTCCGCGCTCGCGCAGCCGCGCCCTCAAGTCAGCGTCCACACAGACCCTCACCAGGCCTTCGGCGATGGCGGCTGCGTCCAGTGGGTCCACCAGTTCGGCCGCGTCCGCAGCCACTTCCGCCAGCGCCGAACCGTTGGAGGTGAGACACGGAACGCCCTGCGCCATCGCCTCCAGCAAAGGCAGGCCAAAGCCCTCGTACAACGAGACGAAAGCGAGGGCCTGCGCGTGGTGGTACCAGGCCAGCAGGTCGTGGTCGCTGGCAGCGCCGGGGAGCCTGACGCGGGCACCGACGCCGTACTGCGCCGCCACCTGGGCCAGGTTGTCCACTCCCCAACCGGGGCTGCCGACCATGCACAGGTCCAGCCCCCCGAGCTGCGGCGACGCCTGGGCGAAGGCTTCAATCAGCCGGGCGTAGTTCTTACGGGGGCTGATGGTACCGACCGCGAGGATGTAGGGGCGCCCCTGGTTGGGATGGGCGAGCCCCTCCTGTTCCCTGCTCAAGTGCCACATCGACCCCACCCCGTGGTGCGCGACCGTGATCCGGCCGGGCTCGGTTCCCGGCAATTCCATCACCTCGCGTCGGGTGAACTCGGACACGCACAGGAGGTGGTCCGCTCGCCGGATGGCCGGCAGCCAAGTGCGACGAAGCATGTGCGCCATGCGCGGCGTGAACCATTCGGGGTGTCGTACGAAGGCCAGGTCGTGGACGGTCGTGACCGACGAGCACGGCAGCCAGGGCGGCATCGCTGCATAGGGAAAGTGGATGAGCCGGCAGCGCTTGCGCACCAGCGCGTAGGGCACGAACACGCTCAGCCACAGCGGCACGTTGGCCGCTACCGTCTCCATCGTCGGGGGCACCGGCGCCTGCGCGCGCCGGCCGCGGTGCAGGATGAGGAACTTCTCCTGCGTCGGCAGCATCCCCAGGGCGCGAATCAGCTCCCGGATGTAGCGCGGGGTGCCCGACATCGCCCCGGCCAGCGCCGAGGCGTCTATGGCGATAGTGGTCATGTGCTCCGGCGTCGGGACTGTCCCCGAACGGGGACTGTCCCCTTGCGGGCGGGTACAGTCCACGTAGGGACAGTCCCCGCCCGTCGCTCAGGCGGGGCGCTTGACCTTGCGGCGACCGCGCCGCAGGGTGCGCCGGTCAGCCAGGCGGTTGAGGGCCTGCACGTACGCCTTGGCGCTGGCGTCAATGATGTCGGTGCTCGACCCGCGGCCGCTGAACTCGTGGTCATCCTCGTCCGCCAACCGCACGTACACCTCGCCCAGGGCGTCGGTGCCCCCGGTGACCGACTTGACCGAGAAGTCCACCAGGCGGTGGCGCTCCTGCACCAGTGAGTCTATCGCTTTGTAGACCGCGTCCACCGGCCCCACGCCCAAGGCGGCGGCGGTCAACTCTTTCCCCTCGCGCAGCAGGCGCACCGTCGCCGAGGGCATGACCCCGCTGCCGCCGACGACGTGAAGATAGTCCAGCTGATAAACGCCCGGCACCCGGCGCAGCTCATCGGCGACGATGGATTCCAGCTCGTCGTCGCTGACCTCTTTACGCTGGTCGGCCAGCACCAGGAAGCGCTGATAGGTCTGCTCCAACTCGGCGGCGCCCAGTTGATAGCCCAGCTCCGAGAGCCGGTGTCCCACTGCCTTGCGGCCCGAGCGGCTGGTGAGCACGATCTCGCTCTTCTCCAGCCCGATCTTCTGCGGCCGGATGATCTCGAAGCTCTGCCGCTGCTTGAGCAGCTTGATCACGCCGTCAACATGCACCCCGGAGGAATGGGCGAACGCGTTCGCCCCGACGATCGCCTTGTTCGGTTGCACCGCGATGCCGGTGATGTCCCGCACCAGGCGCGAGCTGCGGTAGATCTCCTTGAGGTTGATGCCGGTGGCGAACCGGCGCTTCAACTCGCGCCGGGTGTCGAGGATGAGCGCGATCTCCTCCAGCGCCGCGTTGCCGGCGCGCTCGCCCAAGCCGTTGATGGTGCACTCCACCTGGGTGGCGCCGTTTTGCACCCCCGCCAGCGAGTTGGCGGTGGCGAGGCCCAGGTCGTCGTGGCAGTGTACGCTGAAAACCACCCGGTCGGCGTTGGGCACCGACTCGCGCAGCCGGCGGATGAGGTCGCCGAACTCCTGCGGTAGGGCGTAGCCCAGGGTATCCGGGATGTTGATGATCGCGGCGCCCGCCTCGATGGTCGCCTCGACGACCTGGCACAGAAAATCGAACTCGGTGCGGGTGGCGTCCATGGGGGAGAACTCCACCTCCGGCACCTGCTGGCGCGCGCGCTTCACCGAGGCCACTGCCAGCTCGATCACTTCGTCCTTGGTCTTGCGCAGGATCGCCTCCCGATGCTGAGGGGAGGTGCTGAGGAAAACGTGGAGGCGCACCCGCTTGCCGCCCCGCAAGGCCTCGGCGGTGCGGTCAATACCCTCGGGCCGGCAGAGGCTGAGCGCAGTGATCGTCGGCCCCTGCACGTCTTTCACGATCTGCCGCACCGCCTCGAAATCACCCGGCGACGAATAGGGGAACCCGGCCTCAATCACATCCACCCCCAACCGGGCCAACTGATGGGCGACCTGCAACTTCTCCGACGTGCTCATTCTGCCGCCCGGGCACTGCTCGGCATCGCGCAGGGTAGTGTCGAAGATGGCGATTCGGGTCTTGGTGCTCTTCCGCTTCCTCTGTGCCGCGCTAGTGGCGGTCATCTCGGTGGGCCTCCTGCAGCTCGGTCATACTCCTATCGCGTCAGCCATGGCATCATCTCGCGCAACTGCGCCCCCACCTGCTCTAGCTCATGCTCCGCCTGCTGCGCCTCCAGCGCATTGAACACCGGGCGCCCTGCCTGGTTTTCCAGAATCCACTCGCGCGCGAATTCCCCGCTTTGCACCTCGGCCAGGAGCTTCCGCATCGCGTCACGCACGTGCTCGTCAATCACCCGCCTCCCGCGCGACATGTCGCCATACTCCGCGGTGTCGCTGACGCGCTTGCGCATGCCCTGGATGCCATGCTCGTGGATGAGATCAACGATGAGCTTGAGCTCGTGGCACACCTCCAGGTAGGCGCTCTCCGGCTGGTAGCCCGCCTCAGTTAGCACCTCGAAGCCGGCCTTGATGAGCTCGGAGACGCCGCCGCACAGCACCGCTTGCTCGCCGAAGAGGTCGGTCTCGGTCTCCTCCTTGAAGGTGGTCTCGAGCACGCCGGCGCGCGTGCAACCGATGCCCTTGGCATAGGCGAGACCCAGCTCCTTGGCCTTGCCGGTGTGGTCCTGGTGCACCGCCAGCAGGCCGGGCACTCCGCGCCCCTCCTCATAGAGCGCGCGCACCAGCGCCCCCGGTCCCTTGGGCGCGACCATAAAAACGTCCACCGTTGCCGGGGGGACGATCTGGTGGTAGTGGATGTTGAAGCCGTGCGAGAACACCAGGGCGTTGCCCTCCGCCAGGTGGGGCGCGATCTGGCTCCGATAGACGGCGGCTTGCACGTGATCCTCGGTCAGGATTTGTATGAGGTCGCCCTGCTTGGCCGCATCGGGGGTGGCGATGGGGTTCATCCCGTCCTGCGCCGCTTTCTTCCAGTTGACCGAGTCGGGCAGGTCCGCGACCACTACCTGGAGGCCGCTGTCGCGCAGATTCAGCGCCTGGCTGCGCCCCTGGATACCATAGCCGATGATGGCGATCGTTTTCCCCTTGAGCAGCCCCAAGTCGGCGTCGTCGTCGTAGTAAACCGTAACCATTACCTACCTCCGTTAGCAGGATTCTGCGCTGTGCCTCGTCCACGCATGCTCACCCGCAGCGACTTCTTTCCGCCCCCTGGCTCCCGCCAGCCCACCGCCAAGCCCTCGCCGCCAGCACGCCGTAGAACAGCCCCACGGCGACGAAGATGCCGAGGTTGATGACCAGCGCCCGGACGCTGTCCAGGCCGAGGCGGGCGGTAAGGAGATTATAGACCATCCACAGGATATAGACCAGCCCGCCCGCGGCCGCCAGCAGCCCGCCCAGAATCAGCGCCCGCCGGCGCCGCCCGCCGAACAGCGCACCGACCACCGCCAGCGCGACGCCGCCGCCCCCTAACGCCGCCGCGACCGCGCGCACGATGGCCTCGGCCTGGCCGGGTGAGACGATCTCGTTCATGGCGCTACTTGCGCCCGCGCGAGGTGAAGATGAGGGTCAGCACCACCGCCGCGATGAGGATGAGCACGACCGCGGGGCGGCTGAGGTTGACCTCGGGGACGCGCCCGGCGATGCTCTGCACCAACTTGGCGCCGCCGTACACGGCGAAGAAGTAGCCGAGCACCAGCCCCAGCGCGAATACCAGCAGATCCTTCGCCAATCCACCGCGCATCACGCACCTCCGCCCATCTCGACGTGCTTGACTCACGTCTGCTTGGCCCCGCGCACGAGGACGACCTTGCCGGTGCGCACCATCTCGACGATGCCGTGCTTCGCCAACAGGTTCTCCAGGGCGCTGATCTTCTCCTCGTTGCCGGTGGCCTCGATGATGAGGGTGTCGGCGGCGACGTCCACGATGTTGCTGCGGAAGATGGCCGCGACCTGCATGATCTCATTGCGCGCGTCGGGGTGCGCCTTGACCTTGATTAGCGCCAGCTCGCGCGAGACCACCGGGTCGCCGATGTGGTCGAGCACCTTGATGACGTCGCGCAGCTTGTAGAGCTGCTTGCTGATCTGCTCCAGCACCCATTCCGGCCCCTCGACCACGATCGTCATGCGCGAGGTCTGGGGGGCCTCGGTGGTGCTGACGGCCAGGCTCTCGATGTTGAACCCGCGCCGCGCGAACAACCCCGCGCAGCGGGCGAGCACCCCGGGTTGGTTCTCTACCAGCACAGAGATGGTGTGTCGCATCTGGTCCCTCCCGTATGGAGCATGGCCGCCCCGGCCGTGTCGTCGCCCGCACAGGCGAGGGCGCCTATGCTCCATGCGCTAATCAATCATCATCTGGTCAATGGAGCCGCCCGCCGGCACCATCGGCATCACGTTTTCCTCGCGGTTGATGCGGAAGTCAATCAGGCACGGGCGATCGCGCACGCGCATCGCCTTGCGCAGCGCCGGCCGCACCTCCTGCTCCTGCTCCACGCGTATCCCCACCGCGCCGTAGGCCTCCGCCAGCGTGACGAAGTTGGGCATCCCGCACGACACGTCAACGCACGAGTAGCGCCCGCCGAAAAACAGCTCCTGCCACTGGCGCACCATGCCCAGGTAGCAGTTGTTGAGGATCGCCACCTTCACCGCCAGCTTGTTCGCCACCGCCGTCGCCAGCTCCTGAATGTTCATCTGGATGCTGCCGTCGCCGGCGATGTCCCACACCACGGCGTCCGGGAACGCAACCTGCGCCCCGATCGCCGCCGGGAACCCGTAGCCCATGGTGCCCAGGCCGCCGGACGACAGAAACCGCCGCGGCCGCTGGCAGGGGTAGAACTGCGCCGCCCACCTCTGGTTCTGTCCCACCTCGGTCGTGATGATGGCGTCGCCCCCCGTGATCTTATGGATCTCCTCGACGATCATCTGCGGTTTCAGCCCGTCCCCCTTGTAGGACAGCGGGTAGCGCTCCTTCCACTCCTGAATCTGCGCCAGCCACGGCGAATGATCCTGCTGGTCGAGGCGTTTCATCAGCGCCTGGAGCACGAGCTTGACGTCGCCCACGATGGGCACCGCCGGCGGCACCGACTTGCCGATCTCCGCCGGGTCAATATCAATGTGGATGAACTTGGCGTTGGGGGCGAAGGTCTCGAGCTTGCCCGTCACGCGGTCGTCGAAGCGCATGCCCGCGGCGATGATGACGTCGGCGCCGTTGAGGGCGTAGTTGGAGTAGGCGGTACCGTGCATGCCCGGCATCCCCAGCGACAGCCCGTTGCGCTCCGGGAACACGCCCTTGCCCATGAGTGTGGCCGTCACCGGCGTGTTGATGAGCTCGGCGAACTTCGCCAGCTCGTCCGCGGCCTCCGACGCCACCACGCCGCCCCCGGCGATGATCACCGGCCGCTCCGCGCCGGCAATGAGCGCCGCGGCCTTCTTGACTTGCAGTGGGTGGCCCTTGGCCTGCGGCTGATAGCCGCGCAGCTCGACCTTGTCGGGATACTCGAAATCGAGCTCGGCCTGGGCGACGTCGCGCGGCAGATCAATCAGCACCGGGCCGCGGCGGCCGGTGGAGGCGATGTAGAAGGCCTCCTTGATCACGCGCGGCAGCTCGCGCACGTCCTTGACCAGGTAGTTGTGCTTGGTGATGGGCATGGTGATGCCGGTGATGTCGGCCTCCTGGAAGGAGTCGCGACCGATCGCCGCGGTGACCACCTGCCCGGTGACCGCCACCAGTGGGATCGAATCCATGTACGCCGTGGCGATGCCGGTGACGAGGTTGGTCGCCCCGGGGCCCGAGGTCGCCAGGCACACCCCGACCTTGCCCGTCGCGCGCGCGTAGCCGTCGGCGGCGTGCGCCGCCGCTTGCTCGTGCCGCACCAGGATGTGCCGGATCTCCTGTTCGTGATAAAGCGCATCCGAGATCGGCAGCAACGCCCCCCCCGGATAGCCGAAGATGACCTCGACCCCCTCGCGCTTGAAGCCCTCCAACAGCGCCTGCGCGCCTGTCATTCGCATCATGCACCCCTCCCTGCGTCGCCATCCGCGCTCAGCACCGCTCCCGACGCCGCCGAGGTCACCAGCCGCGCATAGCGCGCCAACCACCCGCGCTTGACCTTGGGCTCCGGCGCCCGCCACGCTTGCCGCCGGCGCGCGATCTCATCCTGCGCTACCAGCAAGTCTATCGTCCGCGCGTCGAGGTCGATCGCGATCTCGTCCCCTTCCTGCACCAGGGCCAGCGGCCCGCCTGCCATCGCCTCGGGGGAAATGTGTCCGGCCGAGAGTCCCACCGTCGCCCCCGAGAAGCGCCCGTCGGTGAGCAGCGCCACCGACTCCCCCAGCCCCGCGCCGGTGATGAGCGACGTCGGATACAGCATCTCCCGCATTCCCGGCCCCCCGCGCGGCCCCTCGTAGCGCACCACCACCACCTCCCCGGGCTTGATGTCCCCTTTGAGAATGGCGGCGCTGGTCGCCCCCTCGCTGTCGAACACGCGCGCCGAGCCGCGGAACTTGCGCATGCCCGCGGCGACCGCCGACTGCTTGACCACCGCCCCCTCGGGCGCCAAGTTCCCGCGCAGGATGGCGATGCCGCCCTGCTCGTGGTAGGGGCGGTCGAGCGGGCGGATGACCTCGTCGTCCGCCACTGTCGCCGCGGCCGCGATGTCGCGCAGGTCGCTCCCGTTGACGGTCGGGCTGGACTCCAGCGCCTCGCGCAGCACGTGCAGCACCGCCGGGACGCCGCCGGCGTGGTCGAGGTCCTCCATGAAGTGCTTGCCGCCGGGCAGCATGTCGGTCAGGTGCGGGGTGACGCGGCTGATCTGATCGAACCAGTCGAGCTCGAAGTCCACCCCCGCCTCGTGCGCGATCGCCGGCAAGTGCAGCACCGTATTGGTCGAGCCGCCGAGCGCGTTGTCCACGCGAACGGCGTTGCGAAACGCCGCCGGGGTCATGACCATACGCGGCCGCAGGTCCTCGGCGATCAGCTCGACGATGCGCTTGCCCGTCTCGTAGGCGAGGCGGCGCTTCTCGGCGGAGATGGCGAGCGCGGTGCCGGCGTGGGTCAGGCTCATGCCCATCGCCTCGGTGAGACAGGCCATGGTGTTGGCGGTGTACAGCCCCTGACAGGAGCCGCCGCCGGGGCAGGCGCAGTACGCGCGCTCCTCCAGGTCGGCGTCGGTGATCTCGCCCTTCTGCGCCTGGGCCACCGCGTAGTAGGTTTCCCCGTAGGACACGCGCGCGCCGCGGAAGCGACCGGCGAGCATGGGCCCGGCGGTGAGGACGATCGCCGGCAGGTCGAGCCGCGCCGCCGCCATGAGCATGCCCGGCGTGATCTTGTCGCAGTTGGTCAGCAGCACCAGGCCGTCGAAGGCGTGCCCCTCGGCCATGGACTCGACGGAGTCGGCGATGAGCTCGCGCGAGGCCAGCGAGTAGTGCATGCCCTTGTGGCCCATGGCGATGCCATCGCAGATGGCG is drawn from Armatimonadota bacterium and contains these coding sequences:
- the ilvC gene encoding ketol-acid reductoisomerase; its protein translation is MVTVYYDDDADLGLLKGKTIAIIGYGIQGRSQALNLRDSGLQVVVADLPDSVNWKKAAQDGMNPIATPDAAKQGDLIQILTEDHVQAAVYRSQIAPHLAEGNALVFSHGFNIHYHQIVPPATVDVFMVAPKGPGALVRALYEEGRGVPGLLAVHQDHTGKAKELGLAYAKGIGCTRAGVLETTFKEETETDLFGEQAVLCGGVSELIKAGFEVLTEAGYQPESAYLEVCHELKLIVDLIHEHGIQGMRKRVSDTAEYGDMSRGRRVIDEHVRDAMRKLLAEVQSGEFAREWILENQAGRPVFNALEAQQAEHELEQVGAQLREMMPWLTR
- a CDS encoding dTDP-4-dehydrorhamnose 3,5-epimerase family protein; amino-acid sequence: MIEGIRVKQLTRHVDDRGYLMEILRDDDELFIKVGQVYVSTCYPGVVKAWHAHQRQTDNFCVVKGHAKIGLYDGREDSPTYRQTATFVLGDANPILLQIPPLVWHGQMALGNEMSYLLNLPTEHYDREHPDELRVDAFDNDFNYDWAVCSR
- a CDS encoding 2-isopropylmalate synthase, which gives rise to MTATSAAQRKRKSTKTRIAIFDTTLRDAEQCPGGRMSTSEKLQVAHQLARLGVDVIEAGFPYSSPGDFEAVRQIVKDVQGPTITALSLCRPEGIDRTAEALRGGKRVRLHVFLSTSPQHREAILRKTKDEVIELAVASVKRARQQVPEVEFSPMDATRTEFDFLCQVVEATIEAGAAIINIPDTLGYALPQEFGDLIRRLRESVPNADRVVFSVHCHDDLGLATANSLAGVQNGATQVECTINGLGERAGNAALEEIALILDTRRELKRRFATGINLKEIYRSSRLVRDITGIAVQPNKAIVGANAFAHSSGVHVDGVIKLLKQRQSFEIIRPQKIGLEKSEIVLTSRSGRKAVGHRLSELGYQLGAAELEQTYQRFLVLADQRKEVSDDELESIVADELRRVPGVYQLDYLHVVGGSGVMPSATVRLLREGKELTAAALGVGPVDAVYKAIDSLVQERHRLVDFSVKSVTGGTDALGEVYVRLADEDDHEFSGRGSSTDIIDASAKAYVQALNRLADRRTLRRGRRKVKRPA
- the ilvB gene encoding biosynthetic-type acetolactate synthase large subunit translates to MRMTGAQALLEGFKREGVEVIFGYPGGALLPISDALYHEQEIRHILVRHEQAAAHAADGYARATGKVGVCLATSGPGATNLVTGIATAYMDSIPLVAVTGQVVTAAIGRDSFQEADITGITMPITKHNYLVKDVRELPRVIKEAFYIASTGRRGPVLIDLPRDVAQAELDFEYPDKVELRGYQPQAKGHPLQVKKAAALIAGAERPVIIAGGGVVASEAADELAKFAELINTPVTATLMGKGVFPERNGLSLGMPGMHGTAYSNYALNGADVIIAAGMRFDDRVTGKLETFAPNAKFIHIDIDPAEIGKSVPPAVPIVGDVKLVLQALMKRLDQQDHSPWLAQIQEWKERYPLSYKGDGLKPQMIVEEIHKITGGDAIITTEVGQNQRWAAQFYPCQRPRRFLSSGGLGTMGYGFPAAIGAQVAFPDAVVWDIAGDGSIQMNIQELATAVANKLAVKVAILNNCYLGMVRQWQELFFGGRYSCVDVSCGMPNFVTLAEAYGAVGIRVEQEQEVRPALRKAMRVRDRPCLIDFRINREENVMPMVPAGGSIDQMMID
- the ilvN gene encoding acetolactate synthase small subunit is translated as MRHTISVLVENQPGVLARCAGLFARRGFNIESLAVSTTEAPQTSRMTIVVEGPEWVLEQISKQLYKLRDVIKVLDHIGDPVVSRELALIKVKAHPDARNEIMQVAAIFRSNIVDVAADTLIIEATGNEEKISALENLLAKHGIVEMVRTGKVVLVRGAKQT
- the ilvD gene encoding dihydroxy-acid dehydratase; its protein translation is MRSDVIKQGRERAPHRSLLYACGLSREEMGRPFVAVASSFTDIVPGHVGMRDLERHIERGIYAAGGAAFCFGLPAICDGIAMGHKGMHYSLASRELIADSVESMAEGHAFDGLVLLTNCDKITPGMLMAAARLDLPAIVLTAGPMLAGRFRGARVSYGETYYAVAQAQKGEITDADLEERAYCACPGGGSCQGLYTANTMACLTEAMGMSLTHAGTALAISAEKRRLAYETGKRIVELIAEDLRPRMVMTPAAFRNAVRVDNALGGSTNTVLHLPAIAHEAGVDFELDWFDQISRVTPHLTDMLPGGKHFMEDLDHAGGVPAVLHVLREALESSPTVNGSDLRDIAAAATVADDEVIRPLDRPYHEQGGIAILRGNLAPEGAVVKQSAVAAGMRKFRGSARVFDSEGATSAAILKGDIKPGEVVVVRYEGPRGGPGMREMLYPTSLITGAGLGESVALLTDGRFSGATVGLSAGHISPEAMAGGPLALVQEGDEIAIDLDARTIDLLVAQDEIARRRQAWRAPEPKVKRGWLARYARLVTSAASGAVLSADGDAGRGA
- a CDS encoding glycosyltransferase family 1 protein, producing the protein MTTIAIDASALAGAMSGTPRYIRELIRALGMLPTQEKFLILHRGRRAQAPVPPTMETVAANVPLWLSVFVPYALVRKRCRLIHFPYAAMPPWLPCSSVTTVHDLAFVRHPEWFTPRMAHMLRRTWLPAIRRADHLLCVSEFTRREVMELPGTEPGRITVAHHGVGSMWHLSREQEGLAHPNQGRPYILAVGTISPRKNYARLIEAFAQASPQLGGLDLCMVGSPGWGVDNLAQVAAQYGVGARVRLPGAASDHDLLAWYHHAQALAFVSLYEGFGLPLLEAMAQGVPCLTSNGSALAEVAADAAELVDPLDAAAIAEGLVRVCVDADLRARLRERGLARAREFTWEACARTTMQAYRAALSR